One stretch of Xiphophorus maculatus strain JP 163 A chromosome 19, X_maculatus-5.0-male, whole genome shotgun sequence DNA includes these proteins:
- the LOC102233054 gene encoding protein odd-skipped-related 1-like, with translation MGSKTLPAPVPLHPSLQLANCSLIQTSSGLQIPADHFQSIYSFSALHAIHLHQWTLGYQPLAFPRCTFSKLPPQFSSMASFPIFPHLLQPKLDTAGLLQSSKSKPRFDFANLAAAATQEDHLKVEDLSMTGAAAAAAAAAAQVSSQHQTSASLGCLLDVTKLSSPERKSSRGRLPSKTKKEFVCKFCGRHFTKSYNLLIHERTHTDERPYTCDICHKAFRRQDHLRDHRYIHSKEKPFKCQECGKGFCQSRTLAVHKTLHMQVKELKPAKMK, from the exons ATGGGCAGTAAGACTCTACCAGCTCCCGTCCCTCTTCACCCGTCCCTTCAGCTGGCCAACTGCTCCCTCATCCAGACCTCCTCGGGTCTCCAGATACCAGCTGATCATTTTCAGAGCATCTACAGCTTTAGTGCTCTTCACGCCATCCATCTCCACCAGTGGACCCTCGGCTATCAACCTCTGGCCTTCCCCCGCTGCACATTCTCCAAGCTGCCTCCTCAGTTCTCCTCCATGGCCTCCTTCCCCATATTTCCCCACCTTCTGCAGCCAAAGCTGGACACAGCAGGATTGCTGCAAAGCTCCAAGAGCAAACCACGCTTTGACTTTGCCAACctggcagcagcagctacaCAGGAGGACCATCTGAAGGTGGAAGACCTGAGCATGAcgggtgctgctgctgctgctgctgctgctgcagcgcaGGTATCATCTCAACACCAGACCTCGGCCAGCCTGGGATGCCTGCTGGATGTGACCAAACTGTCCTCACCTGAGCGCAAGTCCAGCCGAGGCAGACTGCCCTCTAAGACCAAGAAGGAATTCGTCTGCAAGTTTTGTGGCCGACATTTTACGAAATCCTACAACCTCTTGATCCACGAGAGGACGCATACAGACGAAAGGCCATACACCTGCGATATCTGCCACAAGGCCTTCAGAAGACAAGATCACCTCAGGGACCACAG ATACATCCATTCCAAAGAAAAGCCCTTCAAATGTCAAGAGTGCGGAAAAGGATTCTGTCAGTCCAGGACATTGGCTGTCCACAAAACATTACACATGCAAGTCAAGGAACTGAAGCCAGCCAAGATGAAGTGA